In Salvelinus alpinus chromosome 30, SLU_Salpinus.1, whole genome shotgun sequence, a single genomic region encodes these proteins:
- the LOC139560596 gene encoding histone deacetylase complex subunit SAP130-like isoform X1, translating to MSSQQYSRPGIPPGMGKKQISGGNTAMVASSQPNTTGGTDDNSRDPHPDHSPYDRPSGGGGAPGFRDDKQETVVVRPYPQVHGPPQGHHPTLPQHLPLQQGMPVTVSAPPPHIPQGLPLAFTEGPIKVQSSLKSPMPSRVIAPAPANIQGHISLPPKASHLTVTMESTVPPTPGIPVATISGQQGNPSNLHHHVQIIRSNGPPLQLGSTGVPQHTFTSHLPRGAAAAAVMSSSKGPTVLRPATGPGGGTGPPTVQHIIHQPIQSRPIVTTSTAVLPTVVAPVTATRPQSPVVSSATHSAEMVHGRPGLTIHPPPATLSIQRPPQSRETPTRITLPSHPAIGGQKPQLYNTMAQKSIFSNVTPVAAATVAPILATNTAPSPSTTGSGPHPNSNIVTMAMPSHSSHATAVTTSNIPVAKVVPQPIAHTSPRIQPEYPGERGNLIPISGPRSSPNPITMEARSDRQSVPVQFQYFLPTYPSSSYPLTHTYTPITSSVSTIRQYPVTPQAPSGTAMQTQASVGVASAVHLNPMQLMTVDRIAQINTQNIQPAAMATQGIKSTNISTQGLHTATGQITAQNIQPVPINQQQPAIENKTSVVLADGSTLVANPIGQTFGSSQPPTCVGQTHPQNTGTGAPTLLSSPRPSILRKKPANEGSAVRKNLIPEAISPRIDGGIRPASGMKHKADLHVSLAPPLTSSSMEALPSHQINEQQPSQPIQTLLSVSAPPHSQPGPAMSAITPPISSMTNVVVPPTQAAASSTAACGISSTLPELKIKQEVEPMDTSKAGPPMPHCGAPMLSMMPGGDVILGASPRKKPRKQQHVISTEESEMMETNSTDEEKVLARPHSMRPEKRKSPPKEYIDEEGVRYVPTRARPPVTLLRHYRNPWKAAYHHFQRYSDIRVKEEKKGTLQDVANQKGVVCRAQGWKMHLCAAQLMQLTNLEHDVYSRLTTLQEGLIPKKKAGSDDDMHRINELIQGNMQRCKLVMDQITEARDAMMKVLDHKEKVMKLINKNGGAKKVNKLKRKDKA from the exons ATGAGTTCGCAACAATATTCACGACCGGGAATACCCCCTGGTATGGGAAAAAAACAGATTTCCGGAGGAAACACTGCAATGGTGGCTAGTAGTCAACCAAACACAACAG GTGGGACAGACGATAACAGCCGTGACCCTCACCCAGACCACAGTCCTTATGACCGCCCCAGCGGTGGTGGTGGAGCACCGGGCTTCAGAGATGACAAGCAGGAGACAGTGGTGGTCCGGCCTTACCCCCAGGTCCACGGCCCCCCCCAGGGTCACCACCCAACACTACCTCAGCACCTGCCCCTCCAGCAGGGCATGCCCGTCACAGTGTCAGCCCCTCCACCGCACATTCCCCAGGGCCTGCCTCTGGCCTTCACTGAAGGACCTATAAAG GTGCAGTCATCTCTGAAGTCGCCCATGCCCAGTCGAGTGATCGCCCCAGCACCAGCCAACATCCAGGGCCACATCTCCCTGCCACCCAAGGCAAGCCACCTCACTGTAACCATGGAGAGCACTGTGCCTCCGACCCCCGGCATCCCTGTAGCAACTATCAGTGGCCAACAG GGCAACCCCAGTAACTTGCACCATCACGTGCAGATCATTCGCAGCAACGGCCCGCCCCTGCAGCTCGGCTCCACTGGCGTTCCCCAGCACACCTTTACCTCCCATCTACCCCGAG GAGCTGCTGCAGCTGCTGTGATGTCCAGTTCTAAAGGCCCTACCGTACTGAGACCTGCTACAGGTCCTGGTGGTGGTACTGGTCCACCTACTGTCCAGCACATCATCCACCAGCCTATCCAGTCCCGGCCAATAGTAACAACGTCCACGGCTGTGTTGCCCACGGTGGTTGCCCCGGTAACGGCCACCAGGCCTCAGTCCCCAGTGGTTAGCTCAGCCACGCACTCCGCAGAGATGGTTCATGG GCGTCCAGGGTTGACCATTCACCCCCCTCCAGCCACTCTGAGCATCCAGCGTCCTCCCCAATCTCGGGAGACCCCCACACGCATCACCCTGCCCTCTCACCCTGCCATTGGGGGTCAGAAACCCCAGCTGTACAACACCATGGCACAGAAGTCCATATTCAGCAATGTTACTCCTGTCGCTGCAGCAACTGTTGCCCCCATATTAGCCACCAATACTGCTCCATCGCCTAGCACTACAG GCTCAGGACCCCACCCCAACAGTAACATCGTCACCATGGCGATGCCCTCTCATTCCTCCCACGCCACAGCAGTCACCACGTCCAACATCCCCGTGG CTAAAGTGGTTCCCCAGCCAATAGCCCACACCTCGCCCAGGATCCAACCGGAGTACCCTGGAGAGAGGGGGAACCTGATCCCCATCTCAGGCCCCCGCTCCTCCCCCAACCCCATCACCATGGAGGCCCGCAGTGACAG gcaatcGGTGCCAGTGCAGTTTCAGTACTTCCTGCCTACCTACCCTTCTTCGTCGTACCCTCTGACACACACCTACACCCCCATCACCAGCTCTGTTTCAACCATCCGACAGTATCCAG TAACCCCTCAGGCCCCCAGCGGCACGGCCATGCAGACCCAGGCCAGTGTGGGCGTAGCGTCGGCGGTGCACCTCAACCCCATGCAGCTGATGACGGTGGACCGTATCGCTCAGATCAACACGCAGAACATCCAGCCCGCCGCCATGGCCACGCAGGGCATCAAGTCAACCAACATCAGCACCCAGGGCCTGCACACTGCCACCGGTCAGATCACTGCGCAAAACATCCAACCTGTGCCCATCAACCAACAGCAGCCAGCCATTGAGAACAAGACCTCAG TTGTGTTAGCAGACGGCTCCACTCTGGTGGCCAACCCCATTGGCCAGACGTTCGGCAGCAGCCAGCCTCCCACCTGCGTTGGGCAGACACACCCCCAGAACACTGGGACTGGTGCCCCCACCCTGCTGTCCTCCCCCCGGCCTAGCATCCTGCGCAAGAAGCCTGCCAATGAAGG GTCTGCTGTGAGGAAGAACCTGATCCCAGAGGCCATCAGCCCCAGGATAGATGGAGGCATCAGGCCTGCATCAGG TATGAAGCACAAGGCTGATCTCCACGTGTCCCTGGCTCCCCCGTTGACGTCGTCCTCCATGGAAGCGCTGCCCAGCCATCAGATCAATGAGCAGCAGCCCTCTCAGCCAATCCAGACCCTCCTCTCAGTGTCCGCACCCCCACACTCCCAGCCTGGCCCCGCCATGTCCGCCATTACTCCACCAATCTCGTCTATGACCAACGTGGTGGTTCCGCCTACACAAGCAGCGGCCAGTAGCACAGCGGCATGTGGAATAAGCTCCACCCTCCCAGAGCTCAAGATAAAGCAGGAAGTGGAGCCTATGGATACCTCCAAAGCAG GTCCCCCTATGCCCCATTGCGGTGCCCCCATGTTGTCCATGATGCCCGGTGGGGACGTGATCCTCGGGGCCTCCCCCAGGAAGAAGCCCCGGAAGCAGCAGCATGTCATCTCCACGGAGGAGAGTGAGATGATGGAGACCAACAGCACAGACGAGGAGAAGGTCCTGGCCAGACCACACAGCATGAGGCCCGAGAAACGCAAGTCGCCCCCCAAGGAGTACATAG ATGAGGAGGGTGTGCGTTATGTCCCCACCCGGGCTCGCCCCCCGGTCACCCTCCTCCGCCACTACAGGAACCCCTGGAAGGCTGCCTACCACCACTTCCAGAGATACAGTGACATCCGGGTCAAAG AGGAGAAGAAGGGCACCCTGCAGGACGTAGCCAATCAGAAGGGGGTGGTGTGCAGAGCGCAGGGCTGGAAGATGCACCTGTGTGCTGCACAGCTCATGCAGCTG ACTAATCTGGAGCATGATGTGTACAGCCGCCTCACTACCCTCCAAGAGGGCCTGATCCCAAAGAAGAAGGCCGGGTCGGATGATGACATGCACCGTATCAACGAGCTCatacag GGTAACATGCAGCGCTGTAAGCTGGTGATGGACCAGATCACTGAAGCTAGAGATGCCATGATGAAGGTGCTGGACCACAAGGAGAAAGTCATGAAGTTAATCAACAAGAACGGCGGAGCGAAGAAAGTCAACAAGCTGAAGCGCAAGGACAAAGCCTAG
- the LOC139560596 gene encoding histone deacetylase complex subunit SAP130-like isoform X2, with amino-acid sequence MSSQQYSRPGIPPGMGKKQISGGNTAMVASSQPNTTGGTDDNSRDPHPDHSPYDRPSGGGGAPGFRDDKQETVVVRPYPQVHGPPQGHHPTLPQHLPLQQGMPVTVSAPPPHIPQGLPLAFTEGPIKVQSSLKSPMPSRVIAPAPANIQGHISLPPKASHLTVTMESTVPPTPGIPVATISGQQIIRSNGPPLQLGSTGVPQHTFTSHLPRGAAAAAVMSSSKGPTVLRPATGPGGGTGPPTVQHIIHQPIQSRPIVTTSTAVLPTVVAPVTATRPQSPVVSSATHSAEMVHGRPGLTIHPPPATLSIQRPPQSRETPTRITLPSHPAIGGQKPQLYNTMAQKSIFSNVTPVAAATVAPILATNTAPSPSTTGSGPHPNSNIVTMAMPSHSSHATAVTTSNIPVAKVVPQPIAHTSPRIQPEYPGERGNLIPISGPRSSPNPITMEARSDRQSVPVQFQYFLPTYPSSSYPLTHTYTPITSSVSTIRQYPVTPQAPSGTAMQTQASVGVASAVHLNPMQLMTVDRIAQINTQNIQPAAMATQGIKSTNISTQGLHTATGQITAQNIQPVPINQQQPAIENKTSVVLADGSTLVANPIGQTFGSSQPPTCVGQTHPQNTGTGAPTLLSSPRPSILRKKPANEGSAVRKNLIPEAISPRIDGGIRPASGMKHKADLHVSLAPPLTSSSMEALPSHQINEQQPSQPIQTLLSVSAPPHSQPGPAMSAITPPISSMTNVVVPPTQAAASSTAACGISSTLPELKIKQEVEPMDTSKAGPPMPHCGAPMLSMMPGGDVILGASPRKKPRKQQHVISTEESEMMETNSTDEEKVLARPHSMRPEKRKSPPKEYIDEEGVRYVPTRARPPVTLLRHYRNPWKAAYHHFQRYSDIRVKEEKKGTLQDVANQKGVVCRAQGWKMHLCAAQLMQLTNLEHDVYSRLTTLQEGLIPKKKAGSDDDMHRINELIQGNMQRCKLVMDQITEARDAMMKVLDHKEKVMKLINKNGGAKKVNKLKRKDKA; translated from the exons ATGAGTTCGCAACAATATTCACGACCGGGAATACCCCCTGGTATGGGAAAAAAACAGATTTCCGGAGGAAACACTGCAATGGTGGCTAGTAGTCAACCAAACACAACAG GTGGGACAGACGATAACAGCCGTGACCCTCACCCAGACCACAGTCCTTATGACCGCCCCAGCGGTGGTGGTGGAGCACCGGGCTTCAGAGATGACAAGCAGGAGACAGTGGTGGTCCGGCCTTACCCCCAGGTCCACGGCCCCCCCCAGGGTCACCACCCAACACTACCTCAGCACCTGCCCCTCCAGCAGGGCATGCCCGTCACAGTGTCAGCCCCTCCACCGCACATTCCCCAGGGCCTGCCTCTGGCCTTCACTGAAGGACCTATAAAG GTGCAGTCATCTCTGAAGTCGCCCATGCCCAGTCGAGTGATCGCCCCAGCACCAGCCAACATCCAGGGCCACATCTCCCTGCCACCCAAGGCAAGCCACCTCACTGTAACCATGGAGAGCACTGTGCCTCCGACCCCCGGCATCCCTGTAGCAACTATCAGTGGCCAACAG ATCATTCGCAGCAACGGCCCGCCCCTGCAGCTCGGCTCCACTGGCGTTCCCCAGCACACCTTTACCTCCCATCTACCCCGAG GAGCTGCTGCAGCTGCTGTGATGTCCAGTTCTAAAGGCCCTACCGTACTGAGACCTGCTACAGGTCCTGGTGGTGGTACTGGTCCACCTACTGTCCAGCACATCATCCACCAGCCTATCCAGTCCCGGCCAATAGTAACAACGTCCACGGCTGTGTTGCCCACGGTGGTTGCCCCGGTAACGGCCACCAGGCCTCAGTCCCCAGTGGTTAGCTCAGCCACGCACTCCGCAGAGATGGTTCATGG GCGTCCAGGGTTGACCATTCACCCCCCTCCAGCCACTCTGAGCATCCAGCGTCCTCCCCAATCTCGGGAGACCCCCACACGCATCACCCTGCCCTCTCACCCTGCCATTGGGGGTCAGAAACCCCAGCTGTACAACACCATGGCACAGAAGTCCATATTCAGCAATGTTACTCCTGTCGCTGCAGCAACTGTTGCCCCCATATTAGCCACCAATACTGCTCCATCGCCTAGCACTACAG GCTCAGGACCCCACCCCAACAGTAACATCGTCACCATGGCGATGCCCTCTCATTCCTCCCACGCCACAGCAGTCACCACGTCCAACATCCCCGTGG CTAAAGTGGTTCCCCAGCCAATAGCCCACACCTCGCCCAGGATCCAACCGGAGTACCCTGGAGAGAGGGGGAACCTGATCCCCATCTCAGGCCCCCGCTCCTCCCCCAACCCCATCACCATGGAGGCCCGCAGTGACAG gcaatcGGTGCCAGTGCAGTTTCAGTACTTCCTGCCTACCTACCCTTCTTCGTCGTACCCTCTGACACACACCTACACCCCCATCACCAGCTCTGTTTCAACCATCCGACAGTATCCAG TAACCCCTCAGGCCCCCAGCGGCACGGCCATGCAGACCCAGGCCAGTGTGGGCGTAGCGTCGGCGGTGCACCTCAACCCCATGCAGCTGATGACGGTGGACCGTATCGCTCAGATCAACACGCAGAACATCCAGCCCGCCGCCATGGCCACGCAGGGCATCAAGTCAACCAACATCAGCACCCAGGGCCTGCACACTGCCACCGGTCAGATCACTGCGCAAAACATCCAACCTGTGCCCATCAACCAACAGCAGCCAGCCATTGAGAACAAGACCTCAG TTGTGTTAGCAGACGGCTCCACTCTGGTGGCCAACCCCATTGGCCAGACGTTCGGCAGCAGCCAGCCTCCCACCTGCGTTGGGCAGACACACCCCCAGAACACTGGGACTGGTGCCCCCACCCTGCTGTCCTCCCCCCGGCCTAGCATCCTGCGCAAGAAGCCTGCCAATGAAGG GTCTGCTGTGAGGAAGAACCTGATCCCAGAGGCCATCAGCCCCAGGATAGATGGAGGCATCAGGCCTGCATCAGG TATGAAGCACAAGGCTGATCTCCACGTGTCCCTGGCTCCCCCGTTGACGTCGTCCTCCATGGAAGCGCTGCCCAGCCATCAGATCAATGAGCAGCAGCCCTCTCAGCCAATCCAGACCCTCCTCTCAGTGTCCGCACCCCCACACTCCCAGCCTGGCCCCGCCATGTCCGCCATTACTCCACCAATCTCGTCTATGACCAACGTGGTGGTTCCGCCTACACAAGCAGCGGCCAGTAGCACAGCGGCATGTGGAATAAGCTCCACCCTCCCAGAGCTCAAGATAAAGCAGGAAGTGGAGCCTATGGATACCTCCAAAGCAG GTCCCCCTATGCCCCATTGCGGTGCCCCCATGTTGTCCATGATGCCCGGTGGGGACGTGATCCTCGGGGCCTCCCCCAGGAAGAAGCCCCGGAAGCAGCAGCATGTCATCTCCACGGAGGAGAGTGAGATGATGGAGACCAACAGCACAGACGAGGAGAAGGTCCTGGCCAGACCACACAGCATGAGGCCCGAGAAACGCAAGTCGCCCCCCAAGGAGTACATAG ATGAGGAGGGTGTGCGTTATGTCCCCACCCGGGCTCGCCCCCCGGTCACCCTCCTCCGCCACTACAGGAACCCCTGGAAGGCTGCCTACCACCACTTCCAGAGATACAGTGACATCCGGGTCAAAG AGGAGAAGAAGGGCACCCTGCAGGACGTAGCCAATCAGAAGGGGGTGGTGTGCAGAGCGCAGGGCTGGAAGATGCACCTGTGTGCTGCACAGCTCATGCAGCTG ACTAATCTGGAGCATGATGTGTACAGCCGCCTCACTACCCTCCAAGAGGGCCTGATCCCAAAGAAGAAGGCCGGGTCGGATGATGACATGCACCGTATCAACGAGCTCatacag GGTAACATGCAGCGCTGTAAGCTGGTGATGGACCAGATCACTGAAGCTAGAGATGCCATGATGAAGGTGCTGGACCACAAGGAGAAAGTCATGAAGTTAATCAACAAGAACGGCGGAGCGAAGAAAGTCAACAAGCTGAAGCGCAAGGACAAAGCCTAG